The Pyrenophora tritici-repentis strain M4 chromosome 2, whole genome shotgun sequence genome window below encodes:
- a CDS encoding GTPase-activating protein that regulates ARFs (ADP-ribosylation factors), translating into MGAVNSKAGDAGALYLRDQTRFSVASVNITNARNRTLLNITPNAFPATRYGAKRDFGDESVIEYIQDPEPAASSDGTPSFLIRLPNDEELSFNFTFILRQHLAVPSIYNVNSNSAIAPSGLVDTNINGLTFLFASSSRDLENLVTREFHANPNLHKNPQVELVGDYSTGGHSSVQFQWSWKWTPPKTPESRGGGWRTSCSFVEYDQRAHRLETLASFTFWVQNTRQLQSPKSPSPRLELGIPPRLRVPSAQSIESRVSDSAGEEREWDSGPPRSPVCESIPEHTLPLVPIHTTSTTSTGAPVKLDVSRPTEDLSQTDDGPLFRATMKSLEQKTGNMRTRWKKVLKRAESAMEAQVACNNAMSDLMDALREASSSNANAVQPAIDHYFDKIAKEILGYEKSNTTNIQKLIIDPIYKLYNIDIKQAETKRKDFEEESKDYYQYLGRYLGQRQDSLKEKKRAETDSKYQAKRRNFELKRFDYSSFMQDLHGGRKDQEVLSHLTRYADAQAKRYLETAKKIETMLPHLEALSWEVKEADKEFQIQRTEREEKRRALETIKKTFDETPMPSLASPSTSTSSVPRAMSRSDPDPPLGRKGSIVPMFQSTVMPPQTPSSMSIPSSIALPQSPEISKATLPSITPQPDKFKGIRDLEEKDPSAMAEAGSGAHRKEGLLWALSRPGSHVDPKGLNKQAWHKFWIVLDQGKLSEYTNWKQSLELHMEPIDLRMASVREARNADRRFCFEVITPQYTRVYQATNEEDMKSWISAVNNALQTAVESAGKSDRPSTDSLPGQTHRDIASVLTGKSPSMSSHRNTYNSKAPARHATVGDRPGGYRREENLGDEGRLLRQVRDADPSNKICADCGTEIKVDWVSINLGIIICIECSGIHRSLGTHITKVRSLTLDVTSFTPDIIEILLKIGNRISNSIWEAKLDGANKPGPMSTREQRLHFITSKYADRAFVAPISPNMSHYSTPEDTLLASVKKNDIQNVLYALALRANPNARDKSRGTHVVFLALAAADPAAPSASASPATSPGFPPTSTSSNINSTMHTPSTSTSSTSTSTPQSPRHPFPLAELLLQNGADLPLLPAPIPLSHSARSYLDFKADQRAGKRSAPPMLEKITALPPILAGDA; encoded by the exons ATGGGCGCTGTCAACAGCAAGGCGGGCGATGCAGGCGCACTCTACCTGCGCGACCAGACGAGAT TCTCGGTGGCTTCGGTCAACATCACAAATGCGCGCAACCGTACGCTGCTGAATATTACCCCAAACGCCTTTCCTGCGACGCGATATGGCGCGAAGAGGGACTTTGGCGACGAGAGTGTTATCGAGTACATCCAG GACCCTGAGCCTGCGGCGTCTAGCGATGGGACACCCTCCTTCCTCATACGCCTGCCCAACGACGAGGAGCTCAGCTTCAACTTCACATTCATACTCCGCCAGCATCTAGCCGTCCCCAGTATATACAACGTCAACAGCAACTCGGCCATTGCGCCGTCGGGCCTGGTAGACACAAACATCAACGGCTTGACCTTTCTCTTTGCTTCGAGCTCCAGGGATCTTGAGAATCTGGTCACGCGCGAATTCCACGCAAATCCCAACCTCCACAAAAATCCCCAGGTTGAGCTTGTCGGCGACTATTCCACCGGCGGCCACTCTTCAGTGCAGTTCCAGTGGTCGTGGAAATGGACGCCGCCAAAGACACCAGAGTCGCGCGGCGGGGGGTGGCGCACGAGTTGTAGC TTTGTAGAGTACGACCAGCGCGCGCATAGGCTAGAGACGCTGGCGAGCTTCACCTTTTGGGTTCAGA ACACACGCCAACTACAGAGCCCGAAATCTCCATCACCGCGATTAGAACTCGGCATCCCTCCCCGCCTGCGCGTCCCCTCAGCACAGTCGATAGAGTCACGGGTTAGCGACTCAGCAGGCGAAGAACGAGAGTGGGACAGCGGACCCCCGAGATCACCAGTTTGCGAGTCTATCCCAGAGCACACCCTGCCCCTGGTACCAATCCACACGACGTCAACAACAAGTACGGGTGCACCTGTGAAGCTCGATGTTTCGCGTCCGACCGAGGACCTTAGCCAGACGGACGATGGCCCGCTATTCCGTGCCACCATGAAGTCGCTAGAACAGAAGACAGGCAACATGCGCACAAGATGGAAAAAGGTTCTCAAGCGCGCAGAGTCGGCCATGGAGGCACAGGTAGCGTGCAACAACGCCATGTCAGACCTCATGGATGCGCTGAGAGAAGCTTCGTCGTCCAACGCAAACGCCGTGCAGCCTGCCATCGACCATTACTTTGACAAGATCGCCAAGGAGATTTTGGGCTACGAAAAGTCTAACACGACTAATATCCAGAAGCTCATCATCGACCCTATATATAAGCTCTACAACATTGATATCAAACAGGCCGAGACCAAGCGCAAGGACTTTGAGGAGGAGAGCAAGGACTACTACCAGTACTTGGGTCGCTATCTTGGCCAGCGCCAGGACTCACTCAAGGAAAAGAAGCGCGCAGAGACCGATTCAAAGTACCAGGCAAAGAGGCGCAATTTTGAACTGAAGCGCTTCGACTACTCTTCATTTATGCAAGATTTGCATGGCGGGCGGAAAGACCAGGAAGTGCTTTCCCACTTGACACGATACGCGGATGCTCAGGCCAAGCGCTATCTGGAGACGGCCAAGAAAATCGAGACTATGCTCCCGCATCTCGAAGCGTTGTCTTGGGAGGTCAAAGAGGCAGACAAGGAATTCCAGATCCAAAGGACGGAGAGAGAAGAAAAGAGACGAGCCTTGGAGACGATAAAAAAGACGTTTGACGAAACGCCGATGCCTTCCCTGGCCTCTCCATCCACATCCACCAGCAGTGTGCCACGAGCGATGTCAAGATCAGATCCAGATCCGCCTCTAGGACGGAAGGGTAGCATCGTTCCTATGTTCCAGAGTACGGTCATGCCTCCACAGACGCCGTCATCCATGAGTATCCCTTCATCTATAGCTTTACCGCAGAGCCCTGAAATCTCAAAAGCTACCCTGCCGTCGATAACACCGCAGCCGGACAAGTTCAAGGGAATCAGGGATCTTGAGGAAAAGGATCCGTCTGCCATGGCCGAAGCAGGGTCAGGGGCGCATCGTAAAGAGGGCCTTTTGTGGGCACTCAGTCGGCCTGGAAGTCACGTGGATCCAAAGGGCCTGAACAAGCAAGCCTGGCATAA ATTTTGGATTGTGCTTGACCAGGGTAAGCTTTCAGAGTATACCAATTGGAAGCAGAGTCTGGAGCTTCACATGGAGCCTATTGACCTGCGCATGGCGTCGGTGCGCGAAGCACGAAATGCAGACCGCCGGTTCTGCTTCGAAGTCATCACCCCGCAATACACGCGGGTGTATCAGGCTACTAATGAAGAGGATATGAAGTCCTGGATCAGTGCTGTCAACAATGCACTGCAGACAGCTGTTGAATCTGCAGGAAAGTCTGACAGGCCATCGACCGATTCATTGCCCGGACAAACGCACCGCGACATTGCCTCAGTACTCACAGGCAAGAGCCCATCCATGTCAAGCCATCGCAACACGTACAACTCCAAAGCACCAGCCCGACATGCCACAGTCGGCGACCGACCAGGCGGATACCGTCGAGAGGAGAATCTCGGTGATGAAGGCCGACTTCTCCGCCAAGTCCGCGATGCAGACCCCAGCAACAAAATCTGTGCAGATTGCGGAACAGAAATCAAAGTAGACTGGGTATCAATCAACCTAGGAATAATAATCTGCATCGAATGCAGCGGCATCCACCGTTCCCTCGGCACGCACATAACAAAAGTGCGCTCCCTCACCCTCGACGTCACATCCTTCACCCCCGATATCATCGAAATCCTACTCAAAATCGGTAACCGCATCAGCAACTCCATCTGGGAAGCCAAGCTAGACGGCGCCAATAAACCAGGGCCCATGTCAACCCGCGAACAACGCCTCCATTTCATCACATCCAAGTACGCGGATCGCGCATTCGTCGCGCCCATCTCGCCCAATATGTCACACTACTCCACCCCAGAAGACACACTTCTCGCGTCGGTAAAGAAAAACGACATTCAGAACGTCCTCTACGCACTCGCCCTCCGCGCCAACCCCAACGCGCGTGATAAATCCCGCGGCACACATGTCGTCTTCCTCGCCCTTGCAGCCGCCGATCCAGCAGCCCCATCGGCCTCTGCTTCACCCGCTACCTCGCCTGGTTTCCCTCCCACATCCACCTCCTCCAATATAAACTCCACCATGCATACACCCAGCACATCAACATCCTCCACAAGCACATCAACCCCGCAATCCCCCCGCCACCCCTTCCCTCTCGCAGAACTCCTCCTCCAAAACGGCGCTGATTTACCCCTACTTCCGGCGCCGATCCCGCTTTCTCACTCCGCACGCTCGTACCTGGATTTCAAAGCTGATCAGCGCGCGGGCAAACGGAGTGCGCCGCCTATGCTGG AGAAAATCACAGCCCTACCACCGATTCTCGCAGGCGATG CGTGA
- a CDS encoding F1F0 ATP synthase assembly protein Atp11 produces MFTTLAEFKLRGEFASPHTTITFHQELTESHNIVLGQGLVIENRGVSLDEARWLVMCMQKFYVQTAEGKGRSELLDMFTRGDSGFQVDRLIDEAEKIL; encoded by the coding sequence ATGTTCACCACATTGGCAGAGTTCAAGCTGAGGGGCGAATTCGCTAGCCCACATACCACCATCACATTCCACCAGGAGTTGACTGAGAGCCATAACATCGTCCTGGGACAAGGTCTAGTCATCGAGAACAGGGGTGTCAGCTTAGATGAAGCAAGATGGCTCGTCATGTGCATGCAAAAGTTCTACGTACAGACAGCTGAAGGCAAGGGCAGGAGCGAGTTGCTCGACATGTTCACTCGAGGAGACAGCGGATTCCAAGTAGACCGACTCATAGACGAAGCAGAGAAGATATTGTAA
- a CDS encoding Cauli-VI multi-domain protein → MGKEYFAIRDLDWRFGVHKGGWDLAQPLCQGFFTRAEAEAWIKQAVKDRDIPFHVLGSRNTTATTQPDPSVERYLPRDGERLDENQGQKSLANYYAVARGWTIGIYDSWEVLGGAHEQTHKLSGVRHRRFNDREAAIRYMEAQGIRRPNIRIFRAAFKQLENFKPNATASFLAELDRYMNSQGLSKENQGKPKVDAIRTSLIQHLLPEGVPVDQEDEEEGIILSDAQTLRLRQDASTTGRNAEATSSKTKSSVNPIPNPESSLQTSRSLNGASSSTQPNPTASHTGPSSNRATKDAARGRDQELEPKQEPAPSTNKRPHPTSTNQDTARRRDQEVQIKQEPEASTSRRTHPGTTSTSANQDSTRGRKQEVQVEQGPTASTNKRARTTTEEPPEAKRKRRTELELLAL, encoded by the exons ATGGGCAAGGAATACTTCGCCATCCGCGACCTAGACTGGAGATTTGGAGTTCACAAAGGAGGTTGGGATCTTGCTCAGCCACTTTGCCA AGGCTTCTTTACACGCGCTGAGGCTGAGGCGTGGATCAAACAGGCGGTAAAAGATCGGGATATTCCATTCCACGTGCTAGGCTCTCGAAACACAACTGCGACTACGCAACCGGACCCTTCCGTTGAGAGATACCTTCCTCGAGACGGCGAAAGACTAGACGAGAACCAAGGCCAAAAGAGCCTAGCGAATTACTATGCTGTGGCAAGAGGGTGGACCATTGGCATATACGATAGCTGGGAAGTCTTGGGGGGTGCACACGAACAGACTCACAAGTTGAGCGGGGTGAGGCACCGGAGATTTAATGACCGAGAAGCCGCAATTCGATATATGGAAGCGCAGGGAATCCGAAGGCCCAATATTCGCATATTCCGTGCGGCTTTCAAGCAGCTGGAAAACTTCAAGCCAAACGCGACTGCCTCATTCCTCGCTGAATTGGACCGTTATATGAATTCCCAGGGCCTCTCGAAGGAGAACCAAGGCAAACCAAAAGTCGATGCCATCCGCACTTCACTTATTCAGCACCTGCTCCCTGAGGGCGTTCCAGTCGATcaagaagatgaagaggaggGAATAATATTGAGCGATGCTCAGACTCTTCGACT ACGCCAGGATGCGTCTACCACTGGACGCAATGCCGAAGCAACAAGCTCAAAGACCAAGTCCAGTGTGAACCCCATACCAAACCCGGAATCGTCTCTGCAGACCTCACGCTCATTAAACGGCGCATCAAGCTCgacccaacccaacccaacaGCTTCTCATACAGGTCCCTCAAGCAACCGTGCGACCAAGGACGCAGCACGTGGGAGGGACCAAGAACTGGAACCCAAGCAGGAGCCCGCGCCATCCACCAACAAGCGACCTCATCCGACTTCGACAAATCAGGACACGGCACGCAGAAGGGATCAAGAGGTGCAGATCAAGCAGGAGCCTGAAGCTTCTACCAGCAGACGCACTCATCCAGGCACGACAAGCACATCTGCAAACCAGGACTCAACTCGTGGAAGGAAACAAGAGGTGCAGGTCGAGCAGGGGCCGACTGCATCTACTAACAAACGCGCCCGTACTACAACAGAAGAGCCCCCAGAAgcgaagaggaagaggaggactGAACTTGAGCTGTTGGCGCTATGA
- a CDS encoding SrfB, protein conserved in bacteria, putative virulence factor, which produces MSSTNHPQKPSDKQLSNRKCFIMGLSKCMTPPQSQRIMALRPVNDFAPRLVPNDKKRKAASKTTTKPTDRTILLAKSDNPAIPDVVLQPAAPREMGMKVEDRLFDRRGSEFVLRKSKSWGQCSTSTRSAAGGPEPPSHEKTAEVHKEPSKAQTGASDNTKRDAEDQDMDKELDATSQFDYCAYMAGINSKD; this is translated from the coding sequence ATGTCTTCCACAAATCACCCTCAGAAACCCAGCGACAAGCAACTCAGCAACCGGAAATGTTTCATTATGGGCCTTTCGAAATGCATGACACCCCCGCAATCCCAGCGTATTATGGCCCTACGGCCAGTGAACGACTTTGCGCCGCGTCTGGTGCCCAACGACAAGAAACGCAAAGCAGCCTCCAAGACTACGACGAAGCCTACAGACCGAACTATACTTCTTGCAAAGTCCGACAACCCTGCGATTCCAGATGTGGTTCTTCAGCCTGCGGCGCCACGTGAGATGGGAATGAAGGTAGAGGATCGTCTCTTCGACCGGCGTGGCTCAGAATTCGTTTTGCGCAAGTCGAAAAGCTGGGGTCAGTGCAGCACTTCCACCCGCTCAGCGGCTGGTGGTCCTGAGCCGCCTTCGCACGAAAAAACGGCGGAGGTTCACAAGGAGCCCTCGAAAGCTCAGACAGGTGCATCTGACAACACCAAGCGCGATGCGGAAGATCAGGATATGGATAAGGAACTGGATGCAACATCTCAATTTGACTATTGTGCATATATGGCTGGAATAAATAGCAAAGATTAG
- a CDS encoding C6 zinc finger domain containing protein: MSAPGAEWISDRSRENTPEEPGNHHGSPQQRTSRKRKVLSCYACRSRKMKCDRVFPVCGRCEKTGRSQECTYDPRLVQETRTNTGAQTEHDTSSTSAARPVDGESLADTSDVLRWKIQLQERRIAMLEQRLAVQVGTQKSSQYSDVVADEPEFKEEVMFRSKGFRSQFHGPTSYHELHAFTFEALTVDQSVLRIKTDFKQFRDRRKKLSNERNAKCQDADAEVLAALPEQCIVEARAVVYFGMWEKSYRILHEPTFWREYSDFLEDNHNSKPQVSFAVILVLIIAATKCLEPKDDMFIGDTTADRHAANHLLSICENWMNQQPRKRVTLQFFQIQCLALLTKRANSVKMKQDWVASGELLRLSLASGMHRDAASLGHEATSAFDEEMKRRLWATIMELELQSSVESGLHTGLSALSYDTAPPANLSDDAFSSDTQQLPTSQPSEHFTSASYLVMAVRSLPLRIQLTQLLNNPSGGLQYADVLQFDGQIRSAILVLPTWEDEAAVLPSGLLRLQLRQYLLMLHKPYARLAHKHDRYMYSFTTCIDTCSSIIAIHDDLLLRGILALSNMRNDVIRVGLTLSQIVYHNCARNIAKSSAPLMDTQDTQDKGAQRHIADMTIAKRWKIPSKPLDLVTFPEEPFVVRLLCTSSIEIIERARQLFEQKVFRMGTGYVEYGLMSAAVSMLPSQPSPATSIAYINNAKDDIPSRCRKTLEGFTNLALRVLALQQDPENSLASSLRDTIASVSSAGSKGTDVDTGGFNGGDEAREEPHTGGNCGFMPMAGVGMGLGAGNGSGDLNGYTDSLQDMPVDMNGWAFPDFWAFDLGGDF, from the exons ATGTCTGCGCCAGGCGCCGAATGGATAAGCGATAGATCCCGTGAGAATACACCTGAGGAGCCCGGAAACCATCATGGCTCGCCACAACAGCGCACCAGCAGGAAGCGCAAGGTGTTGTCGTGCTACGCATGCCGCAGCCGTAAGATGAAATGCGATCGCGTCTTTCCGGTGTGTGGGCGATGCGAAAAGACCGGAAGAAGTCAGGAATGCACGTACGACCCTCGACTGGTTCAAGAGACACGTACCAACACGGGCGCACAGACTGAGCACGACACGTCCTCTACAAGTGCGGCGCGTCCTGTAGACGGCGAGTCGCTCGCTGACACGTCTGATGTATTGCGGTGGAAGATACAGTTGCAAGAGAGACGGATAGCCATGCTCGAGCAGAGGCTGGCAGTCCAAGTTGGAACTCAAAAGTCATCACAATACTCAGACGTCGTAGCCGATGAACCGGAGTTCAAGGAAGAGGTCATGTTCAGGAGCAAAGGCTTCAGGTCTCAATTCCATGGACCAACCAGT TATCACGAGCTGCACGCTTTCACATTTGAGGCACTTACTGTGGACCAATCCGTCCTGCGCATCAAAACTGATTTCAAGCAATTCCGAGATCGAAGGAAGAAGCTGTCAAATGAACGCAACGCCAAATGCCAAGATGCAGATGCCGAGGTCCTCGCAGCCCTACCAGAACAATGCATTGTCGAAGCTCGGGCTGTCGTCTACTTTGGGATGTGGGAAAAGAGCTATAGAATCTTGCATGAGCCGACTTTTTGGCGAGAATATAGTGACTTCTTGGAGGACAATCACAATAGCAAGCCTCAAGTCAGCTTCGCCGTCATACTTGTTTTGATCATTGCAGCCACGAAATGCCTTGAACCAAAAGATGACATGTTTATAGGGGATACGACTGCCGACCGGCATGCCGCTAACCACCTCCTCAGCATATGCGAGAACTGGATGAACCAGCAGCCTCGTAAGCGTGTTACTCTGCAGTTCTTCCAGATCCAATGTTTGGCGTTACTCACAAAGCGGGCCAACAGCGTTAAAATGAAGCAAGATTGGGTTGCATCCGGCGAGCTCCTGCGGCTTTCGCTAGCATCTGGTATGCACCGCGACGCTGCATCCCTAGGGCACGAGGCAACGTCGGCATTTGACGAGGAAATGAAAAGGCGATTATGGGCTACGATCATGGAGTTGGAGCTCCAGTCCTCGGTAGAATCTGGTCTTCACACTGGTCTCTCTGCGCTGTCGTACGACACCGCACCGCCTGCAAACCTTTCCGACGATGCCTTCTCGAGTGATACGCAGCAACTACCTACAAGCCAGCCCAGTGAGCACTTTACGTCAGCCTCTTATCTTGTCATGGCTGTGAGATCGCTTCCACTCCGCATACAACTCACACAGCTACTCAACAACCCCTCTGGCGGTCTTCAGTACGCCGATGTGTTACAGTTCGACGGCCAGATACGATCCGCAATCTTGGTGCTTCCAACGTGGGAGGATGAGGCCGCTGTACTGCCTTCAGGGCTCCTCCGTTTACAACTCCGACAATATTTACTCATGCTGCATAAGCCATATGCAAGACTGGCTCACAAACATGATCGCTACATGTACTCATTCACGACTTGTATAGATACCTGCAGTTCCATCATTGCGATACATGATGATTTATTGTTGAGAGGCATCCTGGCTCTCAGCAACATGCGCAACGATGTCATCCGAGTCGGCCTGACGCTTTCGCAGATCGTGTATCACAATTGCGCTCGCAACATAGCAAAGTCGTCTGCACCCCTAATGGACACACAAGACACGCAAGATAAAGGTGCTCAGCGTCACATCGCAGATATGACTATAGCCAAGCGCTGGAAGATACCGAGTAAACCCCTCGATCTAGTCACGTTCCCAGAAGAGCCCTTCGTCGTCAGGCTACTATGTACGTCTTCGATCGAGATCATAGAACGCGCCAGGCAGCTCTTCGAACAAAAGGTCTTCCGCATGGGTACGGGATACGTGGAGTACGGGCTCATGTCTGCCGCGGTCAGCATGCTGCCATCTCAGCCGTCACCCGCAACCTCGATCGCGTACATCAATAATGCCAAAGACGACATTCCCTCGCGATGCAGGAAGACGCTTGAAGGCTTCACAAACCTTGCATTGAGGGTACTGGCTCTTCAGCAAGATCCGGAAAACAGTCTAGCCTCGTCTCTACGCGACACAATAGCAAGCGTGTCGTCAGCGGGAAGCAAGGGGACAGATGTAGACACCGGCGGGTTCAATGGGGGAGATGAGGCAAGGGAGGAACCGCATACGGGTGGAAACTGTGGCTTTATGCCTATGGCTGGTGTTGGAATGGGCCTCGGTGCTGGCAATGGCTCGGGAGATCTGAATGGATACACCGACTCTCTGCAAGATATGCCGGTGGATATGAACGGTTGGGCGTTTCCGGACTTTTGGGCATTTGACCTCGGCGGCGACTTTTAA
- a CDS encoding Glyco-hydro-7 multi-domain protein, with the protein MFKFTGNQEFTFDVDLSNLPCGFNGALYFVSMDADGGMKKYSTNKAGAKYGTGYCDAQCPRDLKFINGEGNVEGWQPSSNDKNAGVGGYGSCCAEMDIWEANSVSTAVTPHSCSTIEQARCSGDTCGGTYSADRYAGTCDPDGCDFNSYRMGVKDFYGKGKTVDTSKKFTIVTQFIGTGDNMEIKRFYVQGGKTIPQPASAIPGVDGNSITTKFCDQQKAVFGDRYTFKEKGGMANMAKALANGMVLVMSLWDDHNSNMLWLDSTYPTDKNPDTDLGSARGECETTSGAPADVESKYPDATVTYSNIKFGPLNSTFG; encoded by the exons ATGTTCAAATTCACCGGCAACCAAGAATTCACATTCGATGTCGATCTCTCCAATCTACCCTGTGGCTTCAACGGCGCGCTTTACTTTGTCTCTATGGATGCCGATGGTGGCATGAAGAAGTACTCAACAAACAAGGCGGGTGCCAAGTACGGTACTGGATACTGTGACGCTCAATGCCCCAGGGACTTGAAGTTCATCAACGGCGAG GGCAACGTCGAAGGCTGGCAACCATCCTCAAACGACAAGAACGCAGGTGTCGGTGGCTACGGCTCCTGCTGCGCAGAAATGGACATCTGGGAAGCAAACTCGGTCAGCACGGCCGTTACACCCCACTCCTGCTCAACAATCGAGCAGGCCCGCTGCTCAGGCGACACCTGCGGTGGAACCTATTCTGCTGACCGCTACGCCGGCACCTGCGACCCCGATGGTTGCGATTTCAACAGCTACCGCATGGGCGTCAAGGACTTCTACGGCAAAGGAAAGACTGTCGACACATCCAAGAAGTTCACCATCGTCACTCAATTCATCGGCACAGGCGACAACATGGAAATCAAGCGCTTCTACGTCCAAGGCGGCAAGACCATACCCCAGCCCGCATCCGCCATCCCCGGTGTCGACGGCAACTCCATCACGACCAAGTTCTGCGACCAGCAAAAGGCTGTCTTCGGCGACCGCTACACGTTCAAGGAGAAGGGTGGTATGGCAAACATGGCCAAGGCTCTCGCCAATGGTATGGTTCTCGTCATGAGTCTGTGGGATGACCACAACAGCAACATGCTCTGGCTTGACTCCACCTACCCAACTGACAAGAACCCCGACACTGATCTCGGAAGCGCACGAGGAGAGTGTGAGACTACCAGTGGTGCGCCTGCGGATGTTGAGAGCAAGTATCCTGATGCTACGGTTACTTACAGCAACATCAAGTTTGGTCCGCTCAACTCGACCTTTGGTTGA
- a CDS encoding Asp-protease-2 multi-domain protein: protein MTEVHFVSSASIGGKPSKDFSRQLEFPGSALTRPDCWQPISTLIDTGASACFVNQSWVNQHRLDTMPVAKPIRLSLANGGEVDKLTQAVDLPVRHGSHTHNVLCYVTNIGKYDVILGMNWMDYHQPALHFGDQRSLTFAKAGCKLNCLHEGLPETVYENGVCHSHVQLVKGDYQTGDTTTKTNKDGKVTTEETMADIYLISAAAATALAAKHPDQVIWLEPRHWAKLAKPPMKTEKASA from the coding sequence ATGACGGAGGTCCACTTCGTGTCCTCCGCCTCCATCGGAGGCAAGCCTTCTAAAGACTTCAGCCGACAACTCGAGTTTCCCGGCTCCGCTCTCACGCGACCTGATTGTTGGCAACCGATTTCTACCCTTATCGACACGGGAGCCAGCGCATGCTTCGTCAATCAGTCATGGGTTAACCAACACCGCCTAGATACTATGCCTGTGGCCAAACCCATTCGATTGTCACTAGCCAACGGCGGAGAAGTGGACAAGCTTACCCAGGCCGTTGATCTGCCCGTCCGACACGGAAGCCATACGCACAACGTCCTATGCTACGTCACCAATATCGGCAAGTACGACGTTATCCTAGGCATGAATTGGATGGACTATCACCAGCCTGCCCTCCACTTTGGCGACCAGCGATCACTCACCTTCGCTAAGGCAGGGTGCAAACTTAACTGCCTCCACGAAGGACTCCCAGAGACGGTTTACGAAAACGGAGTTTGTCACAGTCACGTACAACTAGTCAAGGGAGACTACCAGACAGGCGACACCACTACTAAGACGAACAAGGATGGTAAGGTGACGACTGAGGAGACTATGGCTGATATCTACCTCATCTCCGCTGCCGCTGCAACCGCACTCGCAGCCAAACATCCTGACCAGGTCATATGGTTGGAACCCCGCCATTGGGCCAAGCTTGCGAAGCCCCCGATGAAGACCGAGAAGGCATCGGCGTAG